From Catenulispora sp. EB89, the proteins below share one genomic window:
- the fetB gene encoding iron export ABC transporter permease subunit FetB — protein MSSPAVPEWTGVALSVSLVGLAVLIAWRQRLGLAREVVVAAVRAGVQLFLVGAVLLFLFKHAGLPGGFAWLAVMVVIAGQVAGRRGKGLRHSRYVATAAVAVAAAVTMGVLMAFGVIQTTPRVVVPVGGMVVSGAMAATGVTLARMVAEAKGQRAAIEARLSLGLSATAAFAPHRRELLRTALIPTLDSTKVVGLISLPGAMTGLILAGVSPEVAIRYQIVVMYMLLAAAVMAALAAAELGQRMLFTPAQQLR, from the coding sequence ATGAGCAGCCCCGCAGTACCCGAATGGACCGGAGTCGCCCTCTCCGTCAGCCTGGTCGGCCTCGCGGTCCTCATCGCCTGGCGCCAGCGCCTGGGGCTGGCGCGCGAGGTCGTGGTCGCCGCGGTGCGGGCCGGGGTGCAGCTGTTCCTGGTCGGGGCCGTGCTGCTCTTCCTGTTCAAGCACGCGGGGCTGCCCGGCGGGTTCGCGTGGCTCGCGGTCATGGTGGTCATCGCCGGGCAGGTGGCCGGGCGGCGGGGCAAGGGGCTGCGGCACTCCCGGTACGTCGCCACCGCGGCCGTGGCGGTCGCCGCCGCGGTGACGATGGGGGTGCTGATGGCGTTCGGCGTCATCCAGACCACGCCGCGGGTCGTGGTGCCGGTCGGGGGGATGGTGGTCAGCGGGGCGATGGCGGCCACCGGGGTCACGCTGGCGCGCATGGTGGCCGAGGCGAAGGGGCAGCGGGCCGCCATCGAGGCGCGGCTGTCGCTCGGGCTCAGTGCCACCGCCGCGTTCGCGCCGCACCGGCGGGAGCTGCTGCGGACCGCGCTGATCCCGACGCTGGACTCCACGAAGGTGGTCGGGCTGATCAGCCTGCCCGGGGCGATGACCGGGCTGATCCTGGCCGGGGTGTCGCCGGAGGTGGCCATCCGGTACCAGATCGTCGTGATGTACATGCTGCTCGCCGCCGCGGTGATGGCCGCGCTGGCCGCCGCCGAGCTCGGGCAGCGGATGTTGTTCACTCCGGCCCAGCAATTGCGCTGA
- a CDS encoding DUF349 domain-containing protein translates to MGEATEAWGRVAEDGTVYVRTADGERQVGSWAAGSPDEALAYYQRKFDGLKVEVDLIANRLKQSGPSAPSPKDALDKIGKLRESISGANAVGDLDGLLARLDGLVELAEQRKAEHRAVREQQQAEARGAKQALAEEAERLAVSTEWRVAGDRMKVLLDEWKAAPRLDRKTDDELWHRLSQARSAFAKRRKQHFAELDAQRVEIRAHKERLIAEAEALQDSTDWNPTAGRFRDLMSEWKTAGRAQRDVEDELWKRFKAAQDTFFAARNAVLDERSGAERENLAAKEILVVEAEALLPITDHRAARVALRSLNERWEAIGPVPRDARQRIEGRLHTVDRAIADAEAAEHSRKDPEKRARAEATVEQLRAALDKLRVQADKARAAGQEKKAAEAEASIAARQEWLAEAEKALAEFTR, encoded by the coding sequence GTGGGCGAGGCAACCGAGGCTTGGGGCCGGGTCGCCGAGGACGGCACCGTCTACGTCCGGACCGCCGACGGCGAGCGGCAGGTCGGCTCGTGGGCGGCCGGCTCCCCGGACGAGGCGCTGGCGTACTACCAGCGCAAGTTCGACGGCCTGAAGGTCGAGGTCGACCTGATCGCCAACCGGCTCAAGCAGTCGGGGCCGTCCGCGCCGTCGCCCAAGGACGCCCTGGACAAGATCGGCAAGCTCCGCGAGTCCATCTCCGGCGCCAACGCCGTGGGCGACCTGGACGGCCTGCTGGCCCGGCTGGACGGCCTGGTGGAGCTGGCCGAGCAGCGCAAGGCCGAGCACCGCGCGGTGCGCGAGCAGCAGCAGGCCGAGGCCCGCGGCGCCAAGCAGGCGCTGGCCGAGGAGGCCGAGCGGCTGGCCGTGTCCACCGAGTGGCGGGTCGCCGGGGACCGCATGAAGGTCCTCCTGGACGAGTGGAAGGCCGCCCCGCGCCTGGACCGCAAGACCGACGACGAGCTGTGGCACCGGCTGTCCCAGGCCCGCTCGGCCTTCGCCAAGCGCCGCAAGCAGCACTTCGCCGAGCTCGACGCCCAGCGCGTGGAGATCCGCGCGCACAAGGAGCGCCTGATCGCCGAGGCCGAGGCGCTGCAGGACTCCACCGACTGGAACCCCACCGCCGGCCGCTTCCGCGACCTGATGAGCGAGTGGAAGACCGCCGGCCGGGCGCAGCGCGACGTCGAGGACGAGCTGTGGAAGCGCTTCAAGGCCGCCCAGGACACGTTCTTCGCGGCCCGCAACGCGGTGCTCGACGAGCGCAGCGGCGCCGAGCGCGAGAACCTGGCCGCCAAGGAGATCCTGGTGGTCGAGGCCGAGGCCCTGCTCCCGATCACCGACCACCGCGCCGCCCGGGTCGCGCTGCGCTCGCTGAACGAGCGCTGGGAGGCCATCGGCCCGGTCCCGCGCGACGCCCGCCAGCGCATCGAGGGCCGGCTGCACACCGTGGACCGCGCCATCGCCGACGCCGAGGCCGCCGAGCACTCCCGCAAGGACCCGGAGAAGCGGGCCCGCGCCGAGGCCACCGTCGAGCAGCTGCGCGCCGCCCTGGACAAGCTGCGGGTGCAGGCCGACAAGGCGCGTGCGGCCGGGCAGGAGAAGAAGGCGGCGGAGGCCGAGGCTTCGATCGCGGCCCGGCAGGAGTGGCTGGCCGAGGCGGAGAAGGCGCTGGCGGAGTTCACGCGCTGA
- the hisS gene encoding histidine--tRNA ligase translates to MTKFQNAPGTFDLLPPDSAGYLGVREAMSAPLRRAGYGYIETPAFESTAMFKRGVGESTDIVTKEMYSFTTRGGDDITLRPEGTASVLRAALQANLIRGSLPVKLWYSGSFYRYEKQQRGRYRHFSQVGAEALGSEDPALDAELLIIGDDIYRGLGLTEYTLLLNSLGDQKCRPAYREKLQEFLRGLDLDEETRKRAEINPLRVLDDKREAVQKQLTDVPLISDNLCDECQAYHDEVRRLLAKAGVAYVDDPKLVRGLDYYTRTTFEFVHSGITGSPTAIGAGGRYDGLSEDLGGPNLPSVGWALGVDRTVLALQAEGRAVPGGEQLDVFAVPLGDEARELLFELVTTLRRAGVAADFGYGSKGMKAAMKAADRSGAKYALILGERDIAENVIQIKELATGEQEPSSLSDIVTTIQEKLK, encoded by the coding sequence ATGACCAAGTTCCAGAACGCCCCTGGCACCTTCGACCTGCTCCCGCCGGACTCGGCGGGCTACCTCGGCGTGCGCGAGGCGATGTCCGCGCCGCTGCGCCGGGCCGGCTACGGCTACATCGAGACGCCCGCCTTCGAGTCGACCGCGATGTTCAAGCGCGGCGTCGGCGAGAGCACGGACATCGTCACCAAGGAGATGTACTCCTTCACCACCCGCGGCGGCGACGACATCACGCTGCGGCCGGAGGGCACGGCCTCGGTGCTGCGCGCCGCGCTCCAGGCGAACCTGATCCGCGGCAGCCTGCCGGTGAAGCTGTGGTACTCGGGCTCCTTCTACCGCTACGAGAAGCAGCAGCGCGGCCGCTACCGCCACTTCTCACAGGTCGGCGCCGAGGCGCTGGGCTCGGAGGACCCGGCGCTGGACGCCGAGCTGCTGATCATCGGCGACGACATCTACCGGGGCCTGGGCCTGACCGAGTACACCCTGTTGCTGAACTCCCTCGGCGACCAGAAGTGCCGGCCGGCCTACCGGGAGAAGCTCCAGGAGTTCCTGCGCGGGCTGGACCTCGACGAGGAGACCCGCAAGCGCGCGGAGATCAACCCGCTGCGGGTGCTGGACGACAAGCGCGAGGCGGTGCAGAAGCAGCTCACCGACGTCCCGCTGATCAGCGACAACCTCTGCGACGAGTGCCAGGCCTACCACGACGAGGTGCGCCGCCTGCTCGCCAAGGCCGGCGTCGCCTACGTCGACGACCCGAAGCTGGTCCGCGGCCTGGACTACTACACCCGCACCACGTTCGAGTTCGTGCACAGCGGCATCACCGGTTCGCCGACCGCGATCGGCGCCGGCGGCCGCTACGACGGCCTGTCCGAGGACCTCGGCGGGCCGAACCTGCCGAGCGTCGGCTGGGCGCTCGGCGTGGACCGGACCGTCCTGGCGTTGCAGGCCGAGGGCCGCGCGGTGCCCGGCGGCGAACAGCTGGACGTCTTCGCGGTGCCGCTCGGCGACGAGGCCCGCGAGCTGCTGTTCGAGCTGGTCACCACGCTGCGCCGGGCCGGTGTCGCGGCCGACTTCGGCTACGGCAGCAAGGGCATGAAGGCCGCGATGAAGGCCGCCGACCGGTCCGGCGCGAAGTACGCGCTGATCCTCGGCGAGCGCGACATCGCAGAGAACGTCATTCAGATCAAGGAACTGGCGACCGGTGAGCAGGAGCCCAGCTCTCTCTCCGACATCGTCACGACGATTCAGGAGAAGCTGAAGTGA
- a CDS encoding MBL fold metallo-hydrolase, protein MLVAGFPAGSLGANCYLVAPGAGEQCVIIDPGEDAAAGVEEAVREHRLQPVAVLLTHGHVDHTMSVIPVCGDYGVPAYVHPDDRGMLTDPQSWLGIAPGTPIFGQSKFVEPDEVRELTDGVVLSLAGLEITVDHAPGHTKGSVTFRTPEQQDIPQVLFTGDLLFAGAVGRWDLPGGDREELLASLARVCLPLPDETVVLSGHGPQTTIGRERATNPFLTEAAPQRITPRGL, encoded by the coding sequence GTGCTTGTCGCCGGATTCCCAGCCGGAAGCCTGGGTGCGAACTGCTATCTCGTGGCGCCCGGCGCCGGTGAGCAGTGCGTGATCATCGATCCCGGTGAGGACGCCGCAGCCGGGGTCGAGGAGGCGGTCCGGGAGCACCGGCTGCAGCCGGTGGCCGTCCTGCTGACCCACGGCCACGTCGACCACACGATGAGCGTCATCCCGGTCTGCGGCGACTACGGCGTCCCGGCCTACGTCCACCCCGACGACCGCGGGATGCTGACCGACCCGCAGAGCTGGCTCGGCATCGCGCCGGGCACGCCGATCTTCGGGCAGTCGAAGTTCGTCGAGCCGGACGAGGTCCGCGAGCTCACCGACGGCGTCGTGCTGAGCCTGGCCGGTCTGGAGATAACCGTCGACCACGCCCCGGGCCATACCAAGGGCTCAGTGACGTTCCGGACTCCCGAGCAGCAGGACATCCCGCAGGTGCTCTTCACCGGGGATCTCCTGTTCGCCGGAGCAGTCGGCCGCTGGGACCTCCCCGGCGGCGACCGCGAAGAGTTGCTGGCGTCACTGGCCCGCGTCTGCCTGCCGCTGCCGGACGAGACCGTCGTCCTGTCCGGCCACGGCCCCCAGACCACGATCGGCCGCGAGCGCGCCACGAACCCGTTCCTGACGGAAGCCGCGCCGCAGCGGATCACCCCCCGCGGCTTGTAG
- a CDS encoding YitT family protein — MTSTVSTQGSSTLAPVVGDQAERALLGHHEQRISDPLPVGDLVRAGLAWLSALIPRDRRAHRMVQLQLGLILYGVSDGMILMSGLGANPWDVFHQGLAKHIGLQVGTTVILVGVAVMLFWIPLRQKPGFGTLSNVVVVGLAMDGAMAWMPSPHAWWLRWGEMLAGVVLNGVATGAYIGAGMGPGPRDGVMTGYAARGHSVRVVRTSMELTVLASGWLLGGTVGIGTAAYALLIGPLAHRFIPLLAIRTKDGAAERTTKPEKRRLVAAGSLASENC; from the coding sequence ATGACCAGCACGGTGTCGACGCAGGGCTCGTCCACCCTTGCTCCGGTAGTCGGCGACCAAGCCGAGCGCGCCCTACTGGGGCACCACGAGCAGCGGATCTCGGACCCGCTGCCGGTCGGCGACCTGGTCCGAGCCGGATTGGCCTGGCTCTCGGCGCTGATCCCGCGCGACCGGCGCGCGCACCGCATGGTCCAGCTCCAGCTCGGGCTGATCCTCTACGGCGTCAGCGACGGCATGATCCTGATGTCCGGCCTCGGCGCCAACCCCTGGGACGTGTTCCACCAGGGCCTGGCCAAGCACATAGGCCTGCAGGTCGGCACCACCGTCATCCTGGTGGGCGTCGCGGTGATGCTGTTCTGGATCCCGCTGCGGCAGAAGCCCGGCTTCGGCACGCTGAGCAACGTGGTCGTGGTCGGCCTGGCGATGGACGGCGCGATGGCCTGGATGCCGAGCCCGCACGCCTGGTGGCTGCGCTGGGGCGAGATGCTCGCCGGCGTGGTGCTGAACGGCGTGGCGACCGGCGCGTACATCGGGGCCGGCATGGGCCCCGGCCCGCGCGACGGCGTGATGACCGGCTACGCCGCGCGCGGCCACTCCGTCCGCGTGGTCCGCACCTCGATGGAGCTCACGGTCCTGGCCAGCGGCTGGCTCCTGGGCGGCACGGTGGGCATCGGCACCGCGGCCTACGCGCTGCTGATCGGGCCGCTGGCGCACCGGTTCATCCCGCTGCTGGCGATCAGGACGAAGGACGGCGCCGCGGAGCGGACGACGAAGCCGGAGAAGCGCCGGCTGGTGGCCGCCGGAAGCCTGGCATCAGAGAACTGCTGA
- a CDS encoding GNAT family N-acetyltransferase, which produces MATYLETERLVLRPFTADDAELLIELDSDPAVMRYLSGGKPTAPEDIRERILPRIIAGVQKWDHKLGLFAAQEKDGGAFVGWFCLRPKPDGPLDEAELGYRLRRAAWGKGYATEVSQALVRKAFTELGVRLIWAETMFVNRGSRHVMEKLGMRHVETYFPELEPIEGSEHGEVRYELTADEWAGR; this is translated from the coding sequence GTGGCTACCTACCTTGAGACCGAGCGGTTGGTCCTGCGCCCCTTCACCGCGGACGACGCCGAGCTGCTGATCGAGCTGGACAGCGACCCGGCGGTGATGCGGTATCTGAGCGGCGGGAAGCCGACCGCGCCGGAGGACATCCGGGAGCGGATCCTGCCCAGGATCATCGCGGGCGTGCAGAAGTGGGACCACAAGCTGGGCTTGTTCGCCGCGCAGGAGAAGGACGGCGGCGCGTTCGTCGGCTGGTTCTGCCTGCGGCCCAAGCCCGACGGGCCGTTGGACGAGGCGGAGCTCGGGTACCGGCTGCGGCGGGCGGCGTGGGGCAAGGGCTATGCCACCGAGGTGTCGCAGGCGTTGGTGCGCAAGGCGTTCACCGAGCTCGGGGTCCGGCTCATCTGGGCCGAGACGATGTTCGTGAACCGCGGGTCGCGCCACGTGATGGAGAAGCTGGGGATGCGGCACGTGGAGACGTACTTCCCCGAGCTGGAGCCGATCGAGGGCTCCGAGCACGGGGAAGTCCGCTACGAGCTGACCGCGGACGAGTGGGCCGGAAGGTAG
- a CDS encoding pyridoxamine 5'-phosphate oxidase family protein: MNDAAGAHVLPDPATEFGRTVRRRLAEEEIVWLVTVNSAGVPQPNPVWFLWVPDEDDEWGDGSFLIYHSDTAARLRSMKERPTVALHFDGGVNDLEVQVFTGDVEILEGHPTIGEIPEFVAKYTDRAARYFGKTVAEAMEKYSVATRIRPRKVRGF; the protein is encoded by the coding sequence ATGAATGATGCCGCTGGTGCCCATGTCCTCCCGGACCCCGCCACCGAGTTCGGCCGGACCGTCCGCCGCCGCCTGGCCGAGGAAGAGATTGTCTGGCTGGTCACCGTCAACTCCGCCGGCGTCCCGCAGCCGAACCCGGTGTGGTTCCTGTGGGTCCCGGACGAGGACGACGAGTGGGGCGACGGCAGCTTCCTGATCTACCACTCCGACACCGCGGCCCGGCTGCGCTCCATGAAGGAGCGGCCGACGGTCGCGCTGCATTTCGACGGCGGCGTGAACGACCTGGAGGTGCAGGTCTTCACCGGTGACGTCGAGATCCTGGAGGGCCACCCGACGATCGGCGAGATCCCGGAGTTCGTGGCGAAGTACACGGACCGGGCCGCGCGCTACTTCGGCAAGACGGTCGCGGAGGCCATGGAGAAGTACTCGGTGGCGACGCGGATCCGGCCGCGCAAGGTGCGGGGGTTCTGA
- a CDS encoding peptidylprolyl isomerase produces the protein MTSKDRQRELERARYERVQARLAQQQAAAKKRNKITAAVAAVAVVGIGVGVAIATSGGNKTDSAASSTPTSASSTPSGSPTSPAPTSSSPEKIGYTKTGNASKDVGVPTYNAADAAKPYSATISFNSGDLSFDALTTKAPYTTYSFKYLAGKGYFNNTTCHRLVTSGIYVLQCGDPSGTGSGGPGYQFQDENLTGATYPAGTIAMANAGPGTNGSQFFIVFKDSPLPANYTPWGKVTAGMDVVTKIAAAGEDDSNGQGDGKPKQTVTIKSVTIK, from the coding sequence GTGACCAGCAAGGACCGTCAGCGAGAGCTGGAGCGCGCCCGCTACGAGCGCGTCCAGGCCCGCTTGGCCCAGCAGCAGGCGGCCGCCAAGAAGCGCAACAAGATCACAGCCGCCGTGGCCGCGGTCGCGGTGGTCGGGATAGGAGTCGGCGTCGCGATCGCGACCAGCGGCGGCAACAAGACCGACTCCGCGGCCAGTTCCACGCCGACGTCGGCGTCCTCCACGCCCTCGGGCTCCCCGACGTCGCCGGCGCCGACCAGCTCCAGCCCGGAGAAGATCGGCTACACGAAGACCGGCAACGCGTCCAAGGACGTCGGCGTGCCGACGTACAACGCGGCCGACGCGGCCAAGCCGTACAGCGCCACGATCAGCTTCAACTCCGGCGACCTGTCCTTCGACGCGCTGACCACGAAGGCGCCGTACACCACGTACTCGTTCAAGTACCTGGCCGGCAAGGGCTACTTCAACAACACCACCTGCCACCGCCTGGTGACCTCGGGGATCTATGTGCTGCAGTGCGGCGACCCGAGCGGCACCGGCTCGGGCGGGCCGGGCTACCAGTTCCAGGACGAGAACCTGACCGGCGCCACCTACCCGGCCGGCACCATCGCGATGGCGAACGCGGGCCCGGGCACCAACGGCAGCCAGTTCTTCATCGTCTTCAAGGACTCCCCGCTGCCGGCGAACTACACCCCCTGGGGCAAGGTGACCGCCGGCATGGACGTGGTGACCAAGATCGCCGCGGCCGGCGAGGACGACTCGAACGGCCAGGGCGACGGCAAGCCGAAGCAGACCGTCACCATCAAGAGCGTGACGATCAAGTAA
- the aspS gene encoding aspartate--tRNA ligase yields the protein MIRTHEAGTLRASDAGTTVTLAGWVARRRDHGGVTFLDLRDASGFVQVVVRESESVHDLRNEYCVVATGEVRVRPDGNENPDLPTGQIEVVVDTVEVLSPAAPLPFPIDEHKSSNINEEMRLKYRYLDIRREPMARALRMRSKATKVIRDVMEEHGFLDVETPTLTRSTPEGARDFLVPVRLQPGTWYALPQSPQLFKQLLMVAGLERYYQIARCYRDEDFRADRQPEFTQLDVEASFVDQEDILEVGEAIVAAVWKETLGVEIPLPLPRMKYHEAMDRFGSDKPDLRFGQELTELTEYFAGTEFRVFQAPYVGAVVMPGGAAQTRKELDAWQDWAKARGARGLAYVVIDAETGELRGPVAKNLSEAHLSGLADKVGAKPGDAVFFAAGKRAASQELLGAARLEIGKRGELIDESAWKFLWVVDFPMFEPIEDAAGEQTGWHAVHHPFTAPTAESLDSFDKDPGSALSNAYDIVLNGTELGGGSIRIHRKDVQERAFAAIGLSQEEAQSQFGFLLEAFNYGPPPHGGIAFGLDRLVALLTGADTIRDVMAFPKTATGGDPLTGAPTPITAAQRKEAGVDAVYEPKGQAKDAKDGKDAKDAAPAKA from the coding sequence GTGATCCGCACCCATGAGGCGGGAACGCTCCGAGCGTCCGACGCCGGCACGACCGTCACGCTGGCCGGGTGGGTCGCCCGCCGGCGCGATCACGGGGGCGTCACCTTCCTGGACCTGCGTGACGCGTCCGGCTTCGTGCAGGTCGTGGTCCGCGAGAGCGAGTCCGTGCACGACCTGCGCAACGAGTACTGCGTCGTGGCCACCGGCGAGGTGCGCGTGCGCCCCGACGGCAACGAGAACCCGGACCTGCCGACCGGGCAGATCGAGGTCGTCGTCGACACCGTCGAGGTGCTCTCGCCGGCCGCGCCGCTGCCGTTCCCGATCGACGAGCACAAGAGCTCGAACATCAACGAGGAGATGCGGCTGAAGTACCGCTACCTCGACATCCGGCGCGAGCCGATGGCCCGGGCGCTGCGCATGCGCTCCAAGGCCACCAAGGTCATCCGGGACGTCATGGAGGAGCACGGCTTCCTCGACGTCGAGACCCCGACGCTGACCCGCTCCACCCCCGAGGGCGCGCGCGACTTCCTGGTGCCGGTCCGCCTGCAGCCTGGCACCTGGTACGCGCTGCCGCAGTCCCCGCAGCTGTTCAAGCAGCTGCTGATGGTCGCCGGCCTGGAGCGCTACTACCAGATCGCGCGCTGCTACCGGGACGAGGACTTCCGCGCCGACCGGCAGCCGGAGTTCACGCAGCTGGACGTCGAGGCCTCGTTCGTCGACCAGGAGGACATCCTCGAGGTCGGCGAGGCGATCGTGGCCGCGGTGTGGAAGGAGACGCTGGGCGTCGAGATCCCGCTGCCGCTGCCGCGCATGAAGTACCACGAGGCGATGGACCGCTTCGGCTCGGACAAGCCCGACCTGCGCTTCGGCCAGGAGCTCACCGAGCTGACCGAGTACTTCGCCGGCACCGAGTTCCGGGTGTTCCAGGCGCCCTACGTCGGCGCCGTGGTGATGCCCGGCGGCGCGGCCCAGACCCGCAAGGAGCTGGACGCCTGGCAGGACTGGGCCAAGGCGCGCGGCGCGCGCGGCCTGGCCTACGTGGTCATCGACGCCGAGACCGGCGAGCTGCGCGGCCCGGTCGCCAAGAACTTGTCCGAGGCGCACCTGTCCGGTCTGGCCGACAAGGTCGGCGCCAAGCCCGGCGACGCGGTGTTCTTCGCCGCCGGCAAGCGTGCCGCCTCCCAGGAGCTGCTGGGTGCGGCGCGGCTGGAGATCGGCAAGCGCGGCGAGCTGATCGACGAGAGCGCCTGGAAGTTCCTGTGGGTCGTGGACTTCCCGATGTTCGAGCCGATCGAGGACGCGGCCGGCGAGCAGACCGGCTGGCACGCGGTGCACCACCCGTTCACCGCGCCCACGGCCGAGAGCCTGGACAGCTTCGACAAGGACCCGGGCTCGGCCCTGTCCAACGCCTACGACATCGTCCTGAACGGCACCGAGCTGGGTGGCGGGTCGATCCGTATCCACCGCAAGGACGTGCAGGAGCGCGCGTTCGCCGCGATCGGCCTGTCGCAGGAAGAGGCGCAGTCGCAGTTCGGCTTCCTGCTGGAGGCCTTCAACTACGGCCCGCCGCCGCACGGCGGGATCGCGTTCGGCCTGGACCGCCTGGTCGCGCTGCTGACCGGCGCGGACACCATCCGCGACGTGATGGCCTTCCCGAAGACCGCCACCGGCGGCGACCCGCTGACCGGCGCGCCGACGCCGATCACCGCGGCGCAGCGCAAGGAGGCCGGGGTGGACGCGGTGTACGAGCCCAAGGGCCAGGCCAAGGACGCCAAGGACGGCAAGGACGCCAAGGACGCGGCGCCGGCGAAGGCGTGA
- a CDS encoding PLP-dependent aminotransferase family protein, which produces MAAPLELATTDRSVGSTRLARLVRDVSHLGVADAAGDTDRRPAYRALAQSVRCLILDGRIALRTRVPAERDLAAALGMSRTTVTAAYDLLREDGFLESRRGSGTWTTLPPGAGPQVSGGWLLPAQPGAAEVAIDLSCASFGMPGELMAEVLAEVAPTFAALTMDTGYYHAGWPELRELIAERYVERGLPTTPDQIVITSGAQHGNVLALGLLCGPGDRVVVESPTYPNSVEAMRRARLRPVPVPIGEDGIESDVLAAQLRQAAPRVAYLIPDFQNPTGTLMSQERRAEAAEAARAAGTWIINDETVSDMALDVPSPVPFPASVSRAAAEQVICVGSMSKSHWGGLRIGWIRTTPRMATELAGQRVAMDMAGSVLDQIIAAALLRRGGGFVEERRERLRRQRAVLEEALAAELPDWSWRRPAGGLSLWVDLGEPSSSELADRAAAFGVRLVGGPQFGVDPGTFEHRVRIPYTLPEQTLRDAVRRLAAAFRCEAALPPVSEENRWVA; this is translated from the coding sequence ATGGCAGCTCCGTTGGAACTGGCGACGACCGACCGCTCGGTGGGCAGCACCCGGCTGGCGCGGCTGGTCCGCGACGTCTCGCATCTGGGGGTGGCCGACGCGGCCGGCGACACCGACCGCCGCCCCGCCTACCGCGCGCTGGCCCAGAGCGTCAGGTGCCTGATCCTCGACGGCCGCATCGCGCTGCGGACCCGGGTCCCGGCCGAGCGCGACCTGGCCGCCGCCCTCGGGATGAGCCGGACCACCGTCACCGCCGCCTACGACCTGCTGCGCGAGGACGGCTTCCTGGAGAGCCGGCGCGGCTCGGGCACCTGGACCACGCTGCCGCCGGGGGCCGGCCCGCAGGTCTCCGGGGGCTGGCTGCTGCCGGCCCAGCCCGGCGCCGCCGAGGTCGCCATCGACCTGTCCTGCGCCTCCTTCGGCATGCCCGGCGAGCTGATGGCCGAGGTGCTGGCCGAGGTCGCGCCCACGTTCGCCGCCCTGACCATGGACACCGGCTACTACCACGCGGGCTGGCCGGAGCTGCGCGAGCTCATCGCCGAGCGCTACGTCGAGCGCGGCCTGCCGACCACCCCGGACCAGATCGTCATCACCTCAGGGGCGCAGCACGGCAACGTGCTGGCGCTGGGCCTGCTGTGCGGGCCGGGGGACCGGGTGGTGGTGGAGAGCCCGACCTATCCGAACAGCGTCGAGGCCATGCGGCGGGCCCGGCTGCGGCCGGTGCCGGTGCCGATCGGCGAGGACGGTATCGAGTCCGACGTGCTGGCCGCGCAGCTGCGGCAGGCGGCGCCGCGGGTGGCGTACCTGATCCCGGACTTCCAGAACCCGACCGGCACGCTGATGTCGCAGGAGCGCCGCGCCGAGGCCGCGGAGGCCGCACGCGCCGCCGGCACCTGGATCATCAACGACGAGACGGTCTCGGACATGGCCCTGGACGTCCCGTCCCCGGTCCCGTTCCCGGCCTCGGTCTCGCGCGCGGCGGCCGAGCAGGTGATCTGCGTCGGCTCGATGTCCAAGAGCCACTGGGGCGGCCTGCGGATCGGCTGGATCCGGACCACGCCGCGGATGGCCACCGAACTGGCCGGACAGCGGGTGGCGATGGACATGGCGGGCTCGGTGCTGGACCAGATCATCGCCGCCGCGCTGCTGCGCCGCGGCGGGGGCTTCGTCGAGGAGCGGCGGGAGCGGCTGCGGCGGCAGCGGGCCGTGCTGGAGGAGGCGCTGGCCGCGGAGCTGCCGGACTGGTCGTGGCGCCGGCCGGCCGGCGGGCTGTCGCTGTGGGTGGACCTCGGCGAGCCGTCGTCCTCGGAGCTGGCCGACCGGGCCGCGGCGTTCGGGGTGCGGCTGGTCGGCGGGCCGCAGTTCGGGGTGGACCCGGGGACGTTCGAGCACCGGGTGCGGATCCCCTACACGCTGCCGGAGCAGACGCTGCGGGACGCGGTGCGGCGGCTGGCCGCGGCGTTCCGGTGCGAGGCCGCGCTGCCGCCGGTATCGGAGGAAAACCGCTGGGTGGCCTGA